Proteins encoded within one genomic window of Chlorobaculum sp. MV4-Y:
- a CDS encoding citrate/2-methylcitrate synthase: MSILANKDTRAVIIGGVAGVNAAKRMAQFDYLINRPLTVQAFVYPPEAGQQKEIFRGGELKNVTVYSSLAPALNEHPEINTALIYLGASRATQAAMEALESPNIKLVSMITEGVPEKDAKRLKKLAQKLGKMLNGPSSIGVMSAGECRLGVIGGEYRNLKLCNLYRQGSFGVLTKSGGLSNEAMWLCAQNGDGITSAVAIGGDAYPGTDFVTYLEMFENDPATKAVVLIGEVGGSLEEEAAEWLAAEPRRIRLIAAIGGTCQEVLPQGMKFGHAGAKEGKKGAGSARSKMNALREAGAIVPDTFGGLSKAIKQVYEELLASGAIKPESEIDEALLPELPPSVQEVMKQGEVVVEPLIRTTISDDRGEEPRYAGYAASELCSKGYGIEDVIGLLWSKKLPTREESEIIKRIIMISADHGPAVSGAYGSILAACAGIDMPQAVSAGMTMIGPRFGGAVTNAGKYFKMGVKDYPNDIPGFLAWMKKNVGPVPGIGHRVKSLRNPDQRVKYLVSYVKNETSQHTPCLDYALEVEKITTAKKDNLILNVDGTIGCILMDLGFPEHSLNGFFVLARTIGMIGHWIDQNNQNARLIRLYDYLINYAVTPERPVPDKK, encoded by the coding sequence GTGAGCATTCTCGCAAATAAAGATACCCGGGCAGTCATCATTGGTGGTGTGGCTGGCGTCAATGCGGCAAAACGCATGGCCCAGTTCGACTACCTGATCAACCGTCCGCTGACCGTCCAGGCTTTCGTGTATCCGCCCGAAGCAGGGCAGCAGAAAGAAATCTTCCGCGGTGGCGAACTCAAGAACGTTACCGTCTATTCGTCTCTGGCTCCAGCTCTCAATGAGCACCCGGAAATCAACACCGCCCTCATCTACCTCGGCGCATCGAGAGCAACCCAGGCCGCGATGGAAGCACTCGAATCCCCAAACATCAAGCTGGTCTCGATGATCACCGAAGGTGTTCCGGAAAAGGATGCCAAACGCTTGAAAAAACTTGCCCAGAAACTTGGCAAGATGCTGAACGGCCCGTCGTCGATCGGCGTCATGTCCGCTGGCGAGTGTCGTCTCGGTGTGATCGGTGGCGAGTACCGCAACCTGAAACTCTGCAACCTCTATCGTCAGGGTTCGTTCGGTGTTCTGACCAAGTCTGGCGGCCTCTCCAACGAGGCAATGTGGCTTTGCGCCCAGAACGGTGATGGCATCACCTCGGCTGTGGCTATCGGCGGTGACGCCTATCCGGGCACCGACTTCGTCACCTACCTCGAAATGTTCGAGAATGACCCCGCAACCAAGGCGGTCGTTCTGATCGGCGAGGTGGGCGGCAGCCTTGAAGAGGAAGCTGCCGAGTGGCTGGCTGCCGAACCGCGCCGCATCCGTCTTATCGCCGCTATCGGCGGTACCTGCCAGGAGGTTCTGCCTCAGGGAATGAAGTTTGGTCACGCTGGCGCGAAAGAGGGGAAAAAGGGTGCTGGCTCTGCCCGCTCCAAGATGAACGCCCTGCGTGAAGCTGGCGCAATCGTGCCCGACACCTTCGGCGGTCTCAGCAAAGCCATCAAGCAGGTTTACGAAGAACTACTCGCTTCCGGCGCCATCAAGCCGGAGTCTGAAATCGACGAGGCGCTGCTGCCCGAGCTGCCGCCGAGCGTTCAGGAGGTTATGAAGCAGGGTGAAGTGGTCGTCGAACCGCTCATCCGCACCACCATCTCCGACGACCGTGGCGAAGAGCCTCGCTATGCCGGTTATGCCGCTTCGGAGCTTTGCTCGAAAGGCTATGGCATCGAGGATGTCATCGGTCTGCTCTGGAGCAAGAAGCTCCCGACTCGCGAGGAGTCTGAGATCATCAAGCGCATCATCATGATCTCCGCTGACCACGGTCCGGCAGTGTCTGGCGCTTATGGCTCGATCCTTGCCGCCTGCGCCGGTATCGACATGCCGCAGGCAGTATCGGCCGGCATGACCATGATCGGCCCGCGTTTCGGCGGTGCCGTGACCAACGCCGGTAAATACTTCAAGATGGGCGTGAAGGATTACCCGAACGACATCCCCGGCTTCCTTGCCTGGATGAAGAAGAACGTCGGCCCGGTTCCCGGCATCGGCCACAGGGTCAAGAGCCTCAGGAATCCTGACCAGCGCGTGAAGTACCTCGTCAGCTACGTGAAGAACGAAACGTCGCAGCACACCCCGTGCCTTGACTACGCGCTTGAAGTCGAGAAGATCACGACGGCCAAGAAGGATAACCTGATCCTGAACGTTGATGGCACCATAGGCTGCATTCTCATGGACCTCGGCTTCCCGGAGCACTCGCTCAACGGCTTCTTCGTTTTGGCCCGCACCATTGGCATGATCGGCCACTGGATCGACCAGAACAACCAGAACGCGCGCCTCATCAGGCTCTACGACTACCTGATCAACTACGCCGTCACGCCGGAACGCCCGGTTCCCGACAAGAAGTAA
- a CDS encoding ATP citrate lyase citrate-binding domain-containing protein codes for MAKILEGPAMKLFNKWGIPVPNYVVIMDPERLAQLGEANKWLRESKLVIKAHEAIGGRFKLGLVKIGLNLEEAIQASREMLGAKVGTAEVRQVIVAEMLDHDAEFYVSIIGNRDGAELLISKHGGVDIEDNWDSVRRIQIPLDENPSIERLTELAVEAGFEGEIAERVGKICSRLVLCFDNEDAQSIEINPLVIRKSDMRFAALDAVMNVDWDARFRHADWDFKPVSEIGRPFTEAEQQIMDIDSRIKGSVKFVEVPGGEIALLTAGGGASVFYADAVVARGGTIANYAEYSGDPADWAVEALTETICRLPNIKHIIVGGAIANFTDVKATFSGIINGFRESKSKGYLEGVKIWVRRGGPNEAQGLAAIRQLQEEGFDIHVYDRSMPMTDIVDMALKS; via the coding sequence ATGGCTAAAATTCTTGAAGGGCCAGCCATGAAGTTGTTCAACAAGTGGGGCATTCCTGTACCAAACTATGTTGTCATCATGGACCCTGAACGTCTTGCACAGCTTGGTGAAGCTAATAAATGGCTGCGTGAATCGAAACTTGTTATCAAGGCTCACGAAGCTATCGGCGGCCGGTTCAAGCTTGGTCTTGTCAAAATCGGACTCAATCTCGAAGAGGCGATCCAGGCCTCCAGGGAGATGCTGGGCGCCAAAGTTGGTACGGCTGAAGTTCGCCAGGTCATTGTGGCAGAAATGCTCGATCATGACGCAGAATTCTATGTCTCCATCATCGGCAACAGGGATGGTGCCGAGTTACTGATTTCCAAACATGGCGGTGTCGATATCGAGGATAACTGGGACAGCGTCCGCCGCATCCAGATTCCTCTCGACGAGAATCCCTCCATCGAGCGCCTCACCGAACTGGCTGTCGAGGCTGGTTTCGAAGGCGAAATTGCCGAGCGCGTCGGCAAAATCTGCTCGCGCCTCGTCCTCTGCTTCGACAATGAGGACGCGCAGTCCATCGAAATCAACCCGCTGGTCATCCGCAAGAGCGATATGCGTTTTGCTGCGCTCGACGCTGTGATGAACGTCGATTGGGATGCCCGTTTCCGTCACGCCGACTGGGATTTCAAGCCGGTTTCCGAAATTGGCCGCCCGTTCACCGAAGCCGAGCAGCAGATCATGGACATCGACTCCCGAATCAAAGGTTCGGTCAAGTTTGTCGAGGTTCCCGGCGGTGAAATCGCCCTGTTGACCGCAGGTGGCGGCGCATCGGTGTTCTATGCCGACGCGGTTGTAGCTCGCGGCGGCACCATTGCCAACTATGCAGAGTACTCGGGCGACCCGGCCGACTGGGCCGTGGAAGCGCTTACTGAAACGATCTGCCGTTTGCCCAACATCAAGCACATCATCGTCGGCGGCGCTATCGCCAACTTCACCGACGTGAAGGCAACCTTCAGCGGTATCATCAACGGTTTCCGCGAGAGCAAGTCCAAAGGCTACCTCGAAGGCGTCAAAATCTGGGTGCGCCGCGGCGGTCCGAACGAGGCCCAGGGTCTTGCAGCCATCAGGCAGCTCCAAGAGGAAGGCTTCGATATCCACGTCTACGACCGCAGCATGCCGATGACCGACATTGTCGACATGGCTCTGAAGTCTTGA
- the lgt gene encoding prolipoprotein diacylglyceryl transferase — MNDFTFWWQHLPSQMNPVIFSVGSIAIRWYGTMYIVAFGLVYLLSRYRIATEKLPFDKTFPGDALTWAMGGVLIGGRVGYILFYGFDWFLQDPIGTLIPIHFGSGTCAFSGINGMSFHGGLIGVAIALWLFTRAHKVAFLKTVDLFIPALPLGYTFGRLGNFINGELYGRVTTSPIGMYFPGAPTVALRHPSQLYEAFFEGIVLFIILWSIRKKAPWPGYLSALYLIGYGTVRFFIEFFREPDPQLGFVFLNFSMGQVLCVMMIAVGFVILSASKQRAANADVAGGGQK; from the coding sequence ATGAACGACTTCACTTTCTGGTGGCAACATCTTCCTTCCCAGATGAATCCCGTTATTTTTTCGGTGGGAAGCATCGCCATCCGCTGGTACGGCACTATGTACATCGTGGCATTTGGCCTTGTATATCTGCTCTCCCGCTATCGGATCGCCACCGAAAAGCTCCCGTTCGACAAGACCTTCCCTGGTGACGCCCTGACCTGGGCGATGGGCGGTGTGCTCATCGGCGGACGGGTCGGCTACATACTCTTTTATGGATTTGACTGGTTTCTGCAGGATCCGATCGGCACGTTGATTCCGATCCACTTCGGCAGCGGAACCTGCGCCTTCTCCGGCATCAACGGCATGTCGTTCCACGGCGGCCTGATCGGCGTAGCTATTGCTCTGTGGCTTTTCACCCGAGCACACAAGGTGGCTTTCCTCAAGACCGTCGATCTTTTCATTCCTGCCCTGCCGCTTGGTTACACTTTCGGGCGACTCGGCAACTTCATCAACGGCGAACTCTATGGCCGGGTGACCACCTCCCCCATCGGCATGTATTTTCCCGGTGCACCGACCGTAGCGCTGCGTCATCCTTCTCAGCTTTACGAAGCATTTTTCGAAGGCATTGTGCTCTTCATCATCCTCTGGTCGATCCGCAAAAAAGCCCCATGGCCCGGCTACCTCTCCGCCCTCTATCTCATCGGTTACGGCACGGTACGTTTCTTCATCGAATTCTTCCGCGAACCCGACCCCCAGCTCGGCTTCGTTTTCCTTAACTTCTCAATGGGCCAGGTACTGTGCGTTATGATGATAGCCGTTGGGTTTGTGATTCTGTCAGCATCGAAGCAGCGAGCAGCAAATGCTGATGTTGCTGGAGGCGGGCAGAAGTAG
- a CDS encoding ABC transporter permease — protein sequence MNPIIEISIPQLLLALLFILVAQATSFIQKLGLNKDITIGTIRTVSQLFLMGYALTFIFGAQNLWLTLGIFVVMVFSAVFIVRGRVKEKQIAYEVPTFLTMLSSYFLTALFVSWLVIGVHPWWEPRYFIPTAGMVIGNSMSALAISIERLFSQMRQQREVVEMKLCLGANYKEASRDIFKGAVKAGMIPSINAMMGVGLVFIPGMMSGQILAGADPLIAIRYQIVVMFMLVGSTAMSTIIVTLIIRRRCFGKSEELVVTAE from the coding sequence ATGAACCCGATCATCGAAATTTCCATTCCGCAGCTTCTGCTGGCGCTGCTTTTCATTCTTGTCGCTCAAGCGACCTCGTTCATTCAGAAGCTCGGATTGAACAAGGATATCACCATCGGCACCATCCGCACGGTTTCTCAGCTCTTCCTGATGGGTTACGCACTGACCTTCATTTTCGGGGCGCAGAACCTCTGGCTAACGCTCGGCATTTTTGTGGTGATGGTGTTTTCGGCGGTGTTCATCGTGCGCGGGCGGGTGAAGGAGAAGCAGATTGCCTACGAAGTGCCGACTTTCCTGACGATGCTGTCGAGCTACTTTCTCACGGCGCTCTTCGTTTCGTGGCTGGTCATCGGCGTGCATCCGTGGTGGGAGCCGCGCTACTTTATTCCGACGGCGGGCATGGTGATCGGCAACTCGATGTCCGCGCTGGCGATCTCCATTGAGCGCCTCTTCTCGCAGATGCGCCAGCAGCGGGAGGTGGTCGAAATGAAGCTCTGCCTCGGCGCGAACTACAAGGAGGCGAGCCGCGACATTTTCAAAGGGGCGGTCAAGGCGGGCATGATACCCTCGATCAACGCCATGATGGGCGTGGGCCTCGTCTTCATCCCCGGCATGATGTCGGGCCAGATTCTCGCCGGAGCCGACCCGCTCATCGCCATCCGCTACCAGATTGTCGTCATGTTCATGCTGGTCGGCTCGACGGCCATGAGCACGATCATCGTCACCCTCATCATCCGCCGGAGGTGTTTTGGGAAGAGTGAGGAGTTAGTTGTGACGGCGGAGTGA
- a CDS encoding ABC transporter ATP-binding protein: MTKLLELRELSFGYDKDGPPVFEHLSLNVGKGEFIIIKGASGSGKSTLLRLICRLNTPRAGSIMFKGRNVSEITPSELRSKVTYVPQIPQMIDGTIRDNLLLPFTFAQGKQKSAPNDATLKQMLDAFYLQDVKLDQSANKLSVGQKQRLSIMRAILTEPDVLLLDEPTSALDTESAEMVFSIVERLNTKEGKTVLIVTHSDYRPSFPQARSCIFRNGNLECA, translated from the coding sequence ATGACAAAACTTCTTGAACTCAGAGAGCTTTCGTTCGGCTATGACAAAGATGGGCCGCCGGTGTTCGAACATCTGTCGCTCAATGTCGGCAAGGGGGAGTTCATCATCATCAAGGGAGCCTCGGGAAGCGGCAAGTCAACACTTTTGCGCCTTATCTGCCGCTTGAATACACCCCGTGCGGGTTCGATCATGTTCAAGGGACGGAATGTATCGGAGATTACGCCCTCTGAACTGCGCTCAAAAGTGACGTATGTTCCGCAGATTCCGCAGATGATCGACGGTACGATCCGCGACAACCTGCTTCTTCCGTTTACCTTCGCGCAGGGCAAGCAGAAAAGTGCGCCAAATGATGCGACGCTGAAGCAGATGCTCGACGCTTTTTACCTCCAAGATGTCAAGCTTGATCAGTCGGCCAATAAATTGTCGGTAGGGCAGAAGCAGCGCCTGTCGATCATGCGCGCCATTCTGACCGAGCCGGATGTGCTTTTGCTTGACGAGCCGACCTCAGCACTTGATACCGAAAGCGCCGAAATGGTTTTCTCGATTGTCGAGCGGCTTAACACCAAGGAGGGCAAAACGGTACTCATCGTCACGCACAGCGATTATCGCCCAAGCTTCCCACAGGCGCGAAGCTGCATTTTCCGCAACGGAAACCTCGAATGCGCATGA
- a CDS encoding ATP-binding protein: protein MKAPEERLGSFYLGAEYDLQSGARLEQPVHYDARDLTTHAVCVGMTGSGKTGLCIDLLEEAALDKVPVILVDPKGDMTNLLLQFPDLSPENFLPWIDQDEARRKGKSPEEFAAATASMWKNGLADWGIAPERIRQLKAAAEFTIYTPGSDAGIPVNILGSLAAPKLDFDAEGEAIRERITGTVSALCGLVGIDADPVKSRESILLSGIFEHFWRAGADLDLASLIGSIQNPPMRQIGVFDVNTFYPEKERFELAMSFNALLASPSFQSWLSGQALDIASMLYTADARPRVAIFSLAHLPENERMFFVTLLLENVLTWTRAQQGTASLRALLYFDEVFGYLPPVSQPPSKRPLMTMLKQARAFGVGCILVTQNPVDLDYKALTNTGTWFIGKLQAERDKARVLEGLKSAISEAGGSDAGFDFDTVISKLGNRVFLMHNVHEDRPVIFQTRWAMSFLSGPMTRPQIKTLMAGRKNGSPAEPATASPSPASPAIAETPVAASAAKAMLSGYSAVPPGLDPSIKQLFVPATIDPATALAKRSKGSPASAKLLYEPALIGCASVDFVDAKRGISQNRRVVLACTEIDVTGNPDWEKSQVLATTQDQLSDRPDSRAAGFATLPETLGNARKLSACSRSLSDFLYRRERLPLAIHPATGLFRSEGENERDFTIRLQQAAREQRDREVDALEKKYAVQLERIAEKIRKEERELAQDETEHQNRKTGELIGLGETMLGFFLGRKSTRGISSAINRRRMTANAKADVEESIETIDELKRQQEEIETELKERAAEIAARWEHPESVLTTEEIVPRRSDVVVQIVTTGWLPFWQVTLDAATGGGTLFVPAYETVDAS, encoded by the coding sequence ATGAAAGCCCCTGAAGAACGGCTCGGCTCCTTTTACCTCGGCGCTGAATATGACCTGCAATCGGGTGCTCGACTTGAGCAACCGGTGCATTACGATGCCCGCGACCTGACCACCCATGCGGTCTGCGTCGGCATGACCGGCAGCGGCAAAACCGGCCTCTGCATCGACCTGCTCGAAGAGGCGGCACTCGACAAGGTGCCGGTGATCCTCGTTGATCCGAAGGGCGACATGACCAATCTGCTTTTGCAGTTTCCCGATCTCTCACCCGAAAATTTCCTGCCGTGGATCGACCAGGACGAGGCGCGTCGCAAAGGCAAGAGTCCCGAAGAGTTTGCCGCCGCAACCGCCTCGATGTGGAAAAACGGGTTGGCCGACTGGGGTATCGCTCCGGAGCGTATCCGGCAACTCAAAGCCGCTGCGGAATTTACAATCTACACGCCCGGCTCCGACGCGGGCATTCCGGTGAACATCCTCGGCAGCCTCGCCGCTCCCAAACTCGATTTCGATGCTGAGGGCGAAGCGATCCGCGAACGCATCACCGGAACGGTCAGCGCCCTCTGCGGCCTGGTCGGTATCGACGCCGATCCGGTCAAAAGCCGCGAGTCAATTCTGCTCTCCGGCATCTTTGAGCACTTTTGGCGGGCGGGTGCGGATCTCGACCTTGCTTCGCTGATCGGTTCGATCCAGAACCCGCCAATGCGGCAGATCGGCGTGTTCGATGTCAACACCTTCTACCCCGAAAAGGAGCGCTTCGAACTGGCCATGTCGTTCAACGCGCTGCTCGCCTCACCGTCGTTCCAGAGCTGGCTCTCCGGCCAGGCGCTCGACATCGCCTCTATGCTCTACACCGCCGACGCGCGGCCACGGGTCGCGATCTTCTCGCTCGCGCACCTGCCGGAGAACGAGCGGATGTTCTTCGTGACGCTGCTGCTCGAAAACGTGCTAACCTGGACACGCGCGCAGCAGGGCACCGCCAGCCTCCGGGCGCTGCTCTACTTCGACGAGGTGTTCGGCTACCTGCCGCCGGTCTCCCAGCCGCCATCGAAACGCCCGCTCATGACGATGCTCAAGCAGGCGCGCGCATTCGGCGTGGGATGCATACTGGTGACGCAGAACCCGGTCGATCTGGATTACAAGGCGTTGACCAACACCGGCACCTGGTTCATCGGCAAATTGCAGGCCGAGCGCGACAAGGCGCGCGTGCTCGAAGGGCTGAAAAGCGCCATCAGCGAGGCCGGTGGTTCGGACGCCGGGTTTGATTTCGACACGGTCATCAGCAAGCTTGGCAACCGGGTTTTCCTCATGCACAACGTGCACGAAGATCGCCCGGTGATCTTCCAGACCCGCTGGGCGATGAGCTTCCTCTCCGGCCCGATGACCCGCCCGCAGATCAAGACGCTCATGGCCGGACGCAAAAACGGCTCGCCCGCTGAACCTGCGACAGCTTCGCCAAGCCCCGCGTCGCCAGCCATCGCTGAAACTCCGGTGGCGGCGAGCGCAGCAAAAGCGATGCTTTCGGGCTATTCAGCCGTTCCGCCGGGACTCGACCCGTCGATCAAGCAGCTCTTCGTGCCCGCCACCATCGATCCGGCAACGGCGCTCGCCAAGCGTTCCAAGGGATCGCCAGCGTCGGCGAAACTACTCTACGAACCGGCGCTCATCGGCTGCGCTTCGGTCGATTTCGTGGACGCCAAACGCGGCATCAGCCAGAACCGCCGTGTCGTGCTCGCCTGCACGGAGATCGACGTCACGGGCAATCCCGACTGGGAGAAAAGCCAGGTTCTCGCCACAACGCAAGACCAGCTTTCGGATCGCCCGGACTCGCGAGCCGCCGGATTTGCGACGCTGCCCGAAACGCTCGGGAACGCCCGCAAGCTCTCGGCGTGCAGCCGCTCCCTGTCCGACTTTCTCTACCGGCGCGAACGCCTGCCGCTCGCCATCCATCCGGCCACAGGTCTCTTCCGCTCCGAGGGTGAAAACGAGCGCGATTTCACCATTCGCCTACAGCAGGCAGCGCGCGAACAGCGCGACCGCGAGGTTGATGCGCTCGAAAAGAAATATGCCGTCCAGCTTGAACGCATCGCGGAAAAGATCAGGAAGGAGGAGCGTGAGCTGGCGCAGGATGAGACCGAACATCAGAACCGGAAAACCGGTGAACTGATCGGACTTGGCGAAACCATGCTCGGCTTCTTCCTCGGCAGGAAAAGCACCCGGGGTATCAGCAGCGCAATCAACCGCCGCCGCATGACGGCCAACGCAAAAGCAGATGTCGAGGAATCGATCGAGACAATCGACGAGCTGAAACGCCAGCAGGAAGAGATCGAAACCGAGTTGAAAGAGCGGGCCGCCGAAATAGCCGCGCGCTGGGAACATCCCGAATCGGTGCTGACGACCGAAGAGATCGTTCCACGGCGAAGCGACGTGGTGGTTCAGATCGTGACCACCGGATGGCTTCCCTTCTGGCAGGTCACGCTTGATGCGGCTACGGGAGGCGGAACGCTCTTTGTGCCAGCGTACGAAACGGTGGACGCCTCGTAA
- a CDS encoding TMEM165/GDT1 family protein — protein MDAFWLSLVMIFLAELGDKTQLVALTLATCYNTRVVLWGIFWATLAVHVFSAGIGWFVGGLLPGDWIAFIAGISFIIFGFWTLRGDSLDDDEAGECKTGVNPFWLVFSTFFMAELGDKTMLSTISLATTNPFLPVWLGSTLGMVVSDGLAVIVGRMMGKNLPEKAISIGASVVFFLFGGWWMYQGGSGFSMPVWSAAFLTLAVAALFFFRDLIWKQRGNEA, from the coding sequence ATGGACGCATTCTGGCTCTCCCTCGTCATGATTTTCCTCGCCGAACTGGGCGATAAAACCCAGCTTGTGGCGCTGACGCTTGCAACCTGCTACAACACGCGCGTCGTGCTGTGGGGCATTTTCTGGGCGACGCTTGCCGTGCATGTCTTTTCGGCGGGCATCGGCTGGTTTGTTGGTGGTCTTCTGCCGGGCGACTGGATCGCTTTCATCGCGGGTATCTCTTTCATCATTTTTGGCTTCTGGACGCTACGCGGCGACAGCCTCGACGACGACGAGGCGGGGGAGTGCAAAACCGGCGTCAATCCCTTCTGGCTGGTTTTTTCGACCTTTTTCATGGCAGAGCTTGGCGACAAAACCATGCTCTCCACGATCAGCCTCGCTACCACAAACCCATTTCTTCCGGTCTGGCTCGGTTCGACTCTTGGTATGGTGGTATCGGACGGGTTGGCCGTCATCGTGGGCCGGATGATGGGCAAGAATCTGCCCGAAAAGGCGATCAGCATCGGTGCTTCCGTCGTTTTCTTTCTCTTCGGCGGCTGGTGGATGTACCAGGGCGGCTCGGGCTTTTCGATGCCCGTCTGGTCCGCCGCTTTCTTGACACTCGCCGTGGCCGCGCTTTTCTTTTTCCGCGATCTGATCTGGAAACAGCGCGGCAACGAGGCGTAA